A genomic region of Alligator mississippiensis isolate rAllMis1 chromosome 4, rAllMis1, whole genome shotgun sequence contains the following coding sequences:
- the LIMD2 gene encoding LIM domain-containing protein 2 isoform X2: MFQATAPASTTSTHDANSSSGGSTVQRSKSFSLKAQVKETCTACQKTVYPMERLVADKFVFHNACFCCKHCNTKLSLGSYAALHGEFYCKPHFQQLFKSKGNYDEGFGRKQHKELWVHKEVESGTKTA; this comes from the exons ATGTTccaggccacagcccctgccagcacaaCCTCCACCCAT GATGCCAATAGCAGctcaggaggcagcacagtgcagcGCTCCAAG TCATTCAGCTTGAAGGCCCAGGTGAAGGAGACGTGCACGGCTTGCCAGAAGACCGTCTACCCCATGGAGCGGCTGGTGGCTGATAAATTTGTCTTCCATAATGCCTGTTTCTGCTGCAAGCACTGCAATACCAAGCTCAG CCTGGGCAGCTATGCAGCACTGCACGGGGAGTTCTACTGCAAGCCCCACTTCCAGCAGCTGTTCAAAAGCAAAGGCAACTACGATGAGGGCTTTGGGCGCAAGCAGCACAAGGAGCTCTGGGTGCACAAGGAGGTGGAGAGTGGGACCAAGACAGCGTGA